In the Gossypium arboreum isolate Shixiya-1 chromosome 10, ASM2569848v2, whole genome shotgun sequence genome, one interval contains:
- the LOC108489217 gene encoding prohibitin-3, mitochondrial-like codes for MGSNQAAVSFLTNLARAAFGLGAGATVLNASMYTVDGGQRAVIFDRLRGVLDKTADEGTHFLIPWLQKPFIYDIRMKPHTFSSVSGTKDLQMVNLTLRVLSKPKVEKLPEIYQHLGLEYDEKVLPSIGNEVLKAVVAQFNADQLLTERPQVSALVRNSLTQRARDFNIELADVAITHLSYGSEFSRAVEQKQVAQQEAERSKYVVAKADQERRAAIIRAEGESEAAKLISEATATAGMGLIELRRIEASREIAATLARSPNVAYLPGGQNMLLAMNPSRP; via the exons ATGGGTAGCAACCAAGCCGCAGTTTCTTTCTTGACCAACCTCGCACGCGCCGCTTTTGGTCTCGGCGCTGGCGCCACTGTCCTCAACGCTTCTATGTACACAGTCGACGGCGGCCAAAGAGCGGTGATATTTGACCGTCTAAGGGGAGTATTGGACAAAACGGCCGATGAAGGAACTCACTTTTTGATCCCATGGCTCCAGAAACCTTTCATCTATGATATCCGCATGAAGCCCCATACCTTCTCATCTGTCTCTGGAACTAAGGATCTCCAAATGGTTAATCTTACCCTTCGAGTTCTTTCTAAACCTAAG GTGGAGAAACTTCCTGAAATTTATCAACACCTTGGTCTAGAGTATGATGAGAAAGTGCTTCCCTCCATTGGCAATGAGGTCTTGAAAGCCGTGGTTGCACAGTTCAATGCTGATCAGCTTCTCACCGAGCGTCCCCAAGTGTCGGCCTTGGTCCGGAATTCACTGACACAGCGTGCAAGGGACTTCAACATTGAGCTAGCTGATGTTGCAATCACGCACTTGTCATATGGTTCTGAGTTCTCAAGGGCAGTGGAGCAGAAACAGGTGGCACAACAAGAAGCGGAGAGGTCGAAGTATGTTGTGGCGAAAGCTGATCAGGAGAGGAGGGCTGCTATCATCCGCGCAGAAGGAGAAAGCGAGGCTGCAAAGTTGATTTCTGAAGCAACTGCAACTGCTGGTATGGGGCTGATTGAGTTGAGGAGGATCGAAGCATCGAGGGAAATCGCTGCAACTCTTGCGAGGTCACCGAATGTGGCATACCTGCCTGGTGGTCAGAACATGCTTCTTGCTATGAACCCATCGAGGCCTTGA